The Candida orthopsilosis Co 90-125, chromosome 7 draft sequence genome has a window encoding:
- a CDS encoding serine/threonine protein kinase, with the protein MSDNNINNNTNNGHTDDSDFQQLNNDIDSIYKTYSTNNNGSVESLDSGKNKYVFKYGDSTNNQLPTVHISSRLSSMEPSNSESFVAKSAPGTPSSLGSFDFRPRYPRAVTNSSLNVLLDTTSGNSEFKSMIYSPAEGRLDEDANTLDDGIPKSSEYKREERNWQEEGAAVKTLKKSNGEVSTIRRSVTDFKFGKELGEGSYSTVILATDKISNKNYAVKVLDKRHIIKEKKVKYVNIEKHALNRLSNRMGIISLYFTFQDKDSLYFVLDYASNGELLSLIKKYNTLNEDCTRHFGAQILDAIKYMHDNGVIHRDIKPENILLDDKMRIQITDFGTARLLEKKNDESEDYPLDVRAKSFVGTAEYVSPELLESKFCGKPGDIWAFGCIVYQMIAGKPPFKATNEYLTFQKITKLQYAFSAGFPTIIRDLIKKILVLQPSRRATIPEIQKHFFFKDIDFNDYNQIWLTEPPEIGPYKMTAKSMMKVPDIIKHSTATVIPKKKSSRPLKPSGDENSAASKPRNGTSGANVSARKSSNSEVTGNVNPANAAAYALHKPLTSSDTSISDGNTNSKDNSNDSKRSSRGSQPDYIPGTNILRPQINTRPSLQSYKTSREKTRPAVKSKPNIMEVRPSGTLEEAWGAYLIHPDERVLRVGSVFVHKESTEIFEKKHKGSLHASPLDAGNTQRNRSGTSLLSQMVNGAPAQHFDPVDEKVAIKEPYEESFLKRSNSKKSSRKSSDVERPQSTTSNKISKRSIFKKLGLSQGEKKDDSDDEAVNHFTLEKPQVSTMIVTTHGRALVFARKDLESEYEVILSIQLKYPFIKFQELVSAQNRFSKMLPSVGVFTITSTESTYVFEVEKFEVTQWTEALSKSRTNELERERLEQDSSSSKGNSKSSISKPGTESPVSAPAKERHHSPSLTTSPAAATSNSKPRTSSEKTARHSPPDTVRSSIRETPKSSHLLKTRMQRSTPRRKPPPISPPNEVNTTGLPKNSSDSGFLRAAKLAVAHNAHIPMSTNRRSSFTKEDGRKVDLINTRAVSRGQGQTTSNPSSPVITSSNSKFLARSSRK; encoded by the coding sequence ATGTCCGATAATAATATTAATAATAACACAAATAACGGACATACTGATGACTCtgattttcaacaattgaataatgaCATTGACAGCATTTACAAAACGTACAGCACAAATAACAATGGAAGTGTCGAAAGCTTGGACTCGGGAAAGAATAAATACGTTTTCAAATACGGTGACTCTACAAATAACCAGTTACCCACTGTACACATATCATCTAGATTATCCTCCATGGAACCATCCAATTCAGAGAGTTTTGTAGCAAAAAGTGCTCCTGGAACTCCTTCGTCGCTAGGATCGTTTGACTTTCGGCCACGCTATCCCCGAGCAGTCACCAATTCTTCACTAAATGTTCTCTTGGATACAACAAGTGGAAATTCCGAGTTTAAAAGTATGATATATTCCCCAGCAGAAGGTCGCTTAGATGAAGATGCAAACACGTTGGATGATGGAAttccaaaatcatcagAATATAAAAGAGAAGAACGTAATTGGCAAGAAGAGGGGGCAGCTGTCAAAACTCtcaaaaaatcaaacggagaagtttcaacaattaGAAGAAGTGTgactgatttcaaatttggcaaagaaTTGGGTGAAGGCTCGTATTCGACTGTGATACTAGCTACTGATAAGATAAGTAATAAAAACTACGCAGTAAAGGTGTTGGATAAAAGGCACATAATCAAAGAGAAGAAGGTGAAGTAtgtcaatattgaaaaacatgCCTTGAATAGATTGAGTAATAGAATGGGGATTATATCCCTCTACTTCACCTTTCAAGATAAAGATTCGCTATATTTCGTGTTGGACTATGCATCAAATGGTGAGCTATTATCGTTGATCAAAAAGTACAACACATTGAACGAAGACTGCACAAGACATTTTGGTGCACAAATTTTAGACGCAATTAAATATATGCACGATAATGGTGTTATTCATAGAGATATTAAGCCAGAGAACATTTTGCTTGATGATAAGATGAGAATTCAAATTACTGATTTTGGAACTGCTAGATTattggagaaaaagaatgacGAAAGCGAAGATTACCCGTTGGATGTAAGGGCGAAGTCATTTGTTGGAACGGCAGAGTATGTGTCACCCGAATTGTTGGAGAGTAAATTTTGTGGAAAGCCGGGAGATATATGGGCTTTTGGATGTATTGTATACCAGATGATTGCAGGCAAGCCACCTTTCAAAGCAACCAACGAATATTTGACTTTTCAGAAGATCACCAAACTTCAGTATGCATTCAGCGCTGGATTTCCCACCATAATTCGagatttgatcaaaaagataCTTGTACTTCAGCCCTCAAGACGAGCAACCATTCCGGAAATACAAAAACACTTTTTCTTCAAGGATATTGACTTTAATGACTACAATCAGATCTGGTTAACTGAGCCACCGGAAATAGGGCCTTATAAAATGACTGCAAAGTCGATGATGAAGGTTCCAgacatcatcaaacataGTACAGCCACAGTCATTCcgaaaaagaaactgaGCAGACCCCTCAAGCCCAGTGGGGATGAAAATTCTGCTGCATCGAAGCCACGCAATGGTACCTCGGGGGCAAATGTGTCAGCAAGGAAGTCTAGCAATTCTGAGGTTACAGGCAATGTAAATCCTGCAAATGCAGCTGCGTATGCATTGCACAAACCTTTGACTTCTTCGGACACCAGTATTTCAGATGGCAACACTAATTCAAAAGACAATTCTAATGACAGCAAGAGAAGCTCGCGTGGCTCGCAACCGGATTACATACCAGGAACTAATATATTGAGGCCGCAGATCAATACTCGCCCTTCCCTTCAATCTTATAAAACTAGTCGTGAGAAAACAAGGCCTGCAGTCAAACTGAAGCCAAATATTATGGAGGTCAGGCCATCTGGCACTTTAGAAGAGGCTTGGGGTGCATACTTGATTCACCCAGACGAAAGAGTCCTTCGTGTTGGATCAGTTTTTGTTCATAAGGAGTCTACcgaaatttttgaaaagaagcACAAAGGTTCATTACACGCATCACCATTGGATGCTGGAAATACACAACGGAATCGTTCCGGGACGAGTTTACTTTCACAAATGGTGAATGGTGCACCTGCACAACATTTTGACCCTGTTGACGAAAAGGTTGCTATAAAAGAACCATATGAAGaatcctttttgaaaaggagCAACAGCAAAAAGAGTAGCAGGAAAAGTAGTGATGTCGAAAGGCCACAGTCAACAACATCTAACAAGATTTCCAAGCGATccattttcaagaaattgggCTTGTCTCAGGGTGAGAAGAAGGATGATAGTGATGACGAGGCTGTGAATCATTTCACTCTTGAGAAGCCTCAGGTGAGTACAATGATTGTAACGACTCATGGAAGAGCACTCGTTTTTGCTAGAAAGGATTTGGAATCAGAGTATGAGGTTATTCTTTcgattcaattgaagtatccattcatcaaatttcaagagTTGGTATCGGCACAGAATAGGTTTTCTAAAATGTTGCCCTCAGTAGGTGTTTTTACAATAACATCTACAGAGCTGACTTATGTGTTTGAGGtggaaaaatttgaagtaACCCAATGGACAGAAGCATTAAGTAAAAGTCGTACcaatgaattggaaagGGAAAGACTAGAACAAGATTCATCAAGCTCCAAAGGAAACTCGAAAAGTTCAATATCCAAGCCAGGTACCGAAAGCCCAGTTTCAGCTCCAGCCAAAGAACGCCATCACTCACCAAGTTTAACAACTTCTCCAGCTGCTGCAACGAGCAACTCCAAACCAAGAACTTCATCGGAAAAGACTGCTAGGCACTCACCACCGGACACTGTAAGATCCTCCATCAGAGAAACACCTAAATCGTCCcacttgttgaaaaccAGAATGCAGCGATCAACGCCTAGGAGAAAACCACCCCCAATCAGTCCTCCGAATGAGGTCAATACGACTGGGTTGCCAAAGAACTCTTCAGATAGCGGGTTTTTACGCGCAGCAAAGTTGGCGGTAGCGCATAATGCACACATTCCTATGTCGACTAATCGGAGATCCagttttacaaaagaagatggaAGGAAAGTTGATTTAATCAACACAAGAGCAGTGTCTCGTGGACAAGGGCAGACAACTAGCAATCCCTCTCTGCCTGTTATCACGAGTCTgaattccaaatttttagCAAGAAGTTCAAGAAAGTGA